A portion of the Corynebacterium jeikeium genome contains these proteins:
- a CDS encoding DUF3099 domain-containing protein, with product MARINDRRDSALPKRGSSRRRKKDAALITDARGSRIRNYDHRRHVYAALQWSRIPLLLLSGAFYLWWDVPWIAAILMVVSVPMPWIAVVIANGVGEPADKRKPRVYKPGVVREQNRKWEEQQRQRALKEAEMRALGSAASTEDTDAPTQSGNETTSNPFDDANVIDMPEDDDSSSSSPN from the coding sequence ATGGCGCGAATCAATGACCGTCGCGACTCCGCGCTGCCGAAACGCGGAAGTTCCCGGCGACGCAAGAAAGACGCGGCGTTGATTACCGACGCCCGCGGCTCTCGGATTCGCAACTATGACCACCGCCGCCACGTCTACGCGGCTCTGCAATGGTCTCGCATTCCGCTGCTGCTTCTTTCCGGCGCTTTTTATCTGTGGTGGGATGTGCCGTGGATTGCAGCGATTCTCATGGTCGTCTCCGTACCCATGCCGTGGATCGCGGTTGTCATCGCCAATGGCGTTGGAGAACCCGCTGACAAGCGTAAGCCGCGCGTCTACAAGCCTGGAGTTGTACGCGAGCAAAACCGCAAATGGGAGGAGCAGCAACGCCAGCGCGCCCTCAAGGAAGCAGAGATGCGCGCGCTCGGTTCTGCCGCCAGTACCGAAGACACCGACGCACCGACGCAGTCCGGTAACGAGACCACCTCAAATCCCTTCGATGACGCAAATGTCATCGATATGCCGGAAGACGACGATTCGTCGTCAAGCTCCCCTAACTAG
- a CDS encoding PAC2 family protein, producing MSDPTDKPQGNMYEVVFPVPDVTGSEGHLTLVIALSGYADAGNAVSESASFLLDALEHRPLVNFSIDELIDYRSRRPSVTMNHDQIVDVSDLNLSLNVVRDNVGKPFLLLSGPEPDMRWEAFSTAVAELAERYDVGRTVSLYSAPMTVPHTRPLGIIAHGTDKRKLGDMHTWGNRVTVPGAASLNIEYELASRGCDAFGFTAQVPHYVAASEYPLASLRLLQEVAKLAKLELPLEALEKESARVAELLNTQTNDSGEVSQLVNLLEEQYDQEVQRRQELETSPLLGPNGEMPSADEIGAEFERFLASQPLRPVEDSSSLDDEAETPASSDSSATTSEDTDAHSEESESASADDRSAEFSADGTAEQPESEQPREEQAESEESGEPEQPRRRRGWKPWFRF from the coding sequence GTGAGTGATCCGACCGACAAGCCTCAGGGCAATATGTACGAGGTAGTTTTTCCGGTTCCTGACGTAACGGGAAGCGAGGGCCATCTGACCCTGGTCATTGCACTTAGCGGTTATGCGGATGCCGGTAATGCCGTCTCGGAATCAGCTAGTTTCCTCTTGGATGCTCTCGAGCACCGTCCATTGGTGAACTTTTCTATCGACGAGCTGATTGATTATCGTTCTCGCCGTCCCTCTGTGACGATGAACCACGACCAGATTGTGGATGTATCCGATTTGAACCTGTCACTCAATGTGGTTCGCGACAACGTCGGTAAGCCGTTCTTGCTGCTTTCTGGCCCTGAGCCAGACATGCGGTGGGAGGCTTTCTCGACTGCCGTTGCAGAGTTGGCGGAGCGCTACGATGTCGGTCGGACTGTGTCGCTGTACTCGGCTCCGATGACGGTTCCGCACACCCGACCACTGGGCATCATCGCCCATGGCACAGATAAGCGGAAACTCGGTGATATGCATACCTGGGGAAACCGCGTCACAGTTCCGGGTGCTGCGAGCCTGAACATTGAGTACGAGCTCGCAAGCCGCGGTTGTGATGCCTTTGGTTTCACCGCACAGGTGCCACACTATGTCGCGGCCTCTGAGTATCCGCTGGCGTCACTGCGGCTGTTGCAGGAGGTAGCAAAACTAGCCAAGCTCGAGCTCCCGCTTGAGGCGTTGGAGAAGGAATCCGCGCGGGTGGCGGAGCTGCTCAATACGCAGACGAATGATTCCGGCGAGGTCTCTCAGCTGGTCAATCTTCTCGAGGAACAGTACGACCAGGAAGTTCAACGTCGTCAAGAGCTGGAGACTTCTCCCCTGCTTGGACCTAACGGCGAGATGCCTTCGGCCGACGAGATTGGCGCTGAGTTCGAAAGGTTCCTCGCTTCTCAACCGCTGCGCCCAGTAGAGGATTCTTCCTCGCTTGACGACGAGGCGGAGACCCCGGCCAGCTCGGATTCCTCGGCAACTACATCAGAGGACACTGACGCACACTCGGAAGAATCCGAGTCGGCCTCGGCGGATGATAGGTCTGCGGAGTTTTCTGCAGACGGCACTGCCGAACAGCCTGAGTCAGAACAGCCTCGGGAAGAGCAGGCGGAAAGCGAAGAATCCGGTGAACCGGAACAACCTCGCCGTCGGCGCGGCTGGAAGCCCTGGTTCCGCTTCTAA
- a CDS encoding metal-dependent transcriptional regulator — protein sequence MRDLVDTTEMYLRTIFELEEEGIIPLRARIAERLEQSGPTVSQTVARMERDGLLVVAPDRSLQLSDEGRRLATAVMRKHRLAERLLTDVIGLEWDKVHDEACRWEHVMSDEVERKLLDVLDSYTRSPFGNPIPGLGDLGGTQSPESLENVRRLSDLNPGEYTVEIVQINEILQVEQSYMKRLHKAGIMPGTEALAEVAAGRVTLARGDHSLDIPDTLSHAIMVIIK from the coding sequence GTGAGGGATTTGGTTGACACCACGGAAATGTACTTACGTACGATTTTCGAACTCGAAGAAGAGGGCATCATTCCTTTGCGTGCTCGCATTGCCGAACGCCTTGAGCAGTCGGGGCCGACCGTTAGCCAAACCGTTGCGCGCATGGAGCGCGATGGCCTTCTCGTAGTTGCCCCAGATCGCAGCTTGCAGCTTTCCGACGAGGGCCGCAGGCTGGCCACGGCTGTCATGCGTAAGCACCGCCTAGCTGAGCGCCTACTTACGGATGTCATTGGCCTCGAATGGGACAAGGTTCACGACGAAGCCTGCCGCTGGGAGCACGTAATGAGTGACGAGGTCGAGCGCAAACTTCTCGACGTGCTTGACTCTTACACACGCTCCCCATTCGGCAATCCGATTCCCGGTTTGGGAGACCTCGGTGGGACTCAGTCACCAGAGTCGTTAGAGAACGTTCGCCGACTGTCCGATCTAAACCCCGGCGAGTACACCGTTGAGATCGTCCAGATTAACGAAATCCTGCAGGTCGAGCAGAGCTACATGAAGCGTCTCCACAAGGCTGGAATTATGCCGGGTACTGAGGCACTTGCCGAGGTTGCCGCCGGCCGCGTGACTCTCGCCCGTGGTGATCATTCTCTTGACATTCCGGATACTCTGTCTCACGCAATCATGGTGATTATCAAATGA
- the galE gene encoding UDP-glucose 4-epimerase GalE: MKLLVTGGAGYVGSVCSAVLISLGHDVTILDNFSVGNRDAVPEGATLVEGDAADKAYEVLSSDSFDGVVHFAAKSLVGESVEVPSDYWHNNVGQPLKLLDAMRDTGTNNLVFSSTAATYGEPEKTPITEDMPTAPTNPYGATKLAMDYAISSYAKAYNIGATSLRYFNVAGAWGGFGENREVETHLIPLVLQVALGHRDKIMVFGNDWPTPDGTAVRDYIHIKDLADAHVLALESNTPGTHRIFNLGSGDGFSVRQVIETCRKVTGHPIPAEDAPRRAGDPATLIASSQRAMDELGWKPNHTELETIVADAWEYTKNLGDRAHSAHR, translated from the coding sequence ATGAAACTCCTCGTCACTGGTGGTGCCGGCTACGTCGGTAGCGTGTGCTCGGCAGTATTGATTTCTCTTGGCCACGACGTCACCATTCTGGACAACTTCTCTGTTGGCAACCGTGATGCGGTGCCAGAGGGCGCGACCCTAGTCGAAGGCGATGCGGCGGACAAGGCCTACGAGGTTCTGTCCTCCGACAGCTTCGACGGCGTCGTTCATTTCGCTGCGAAATCGCTTGTTGGCGAGTCTGTTGAGGTTCCTTCCGACTACTGGCACAACAATGTGGGCCAACCCCTGAAGCTACTCGACGCAATGCGTGATACCGGTACGAATAACCTGGTGTTCTCTTCGACAGCTGCAACCTACGGTGAGCCAGAGAAGACACCAATTACCGAAGACATGCCAACCGCACCGACCAACCCTTACGGTGCCACCAAGCTGGCCATGGACTACGCCATCTCGTCTTACGCCAAGGCATACAACATCGGCGCTACCAGCTTGCGTTACTTCAATGTGGCGGGTGCCTGGGGCGGTTTTGGCGAAAACCGTGAGGTGGAAACTCACCTCATCCCCCTGGTACTGCAGGTTGCGCTCGGTCACCGCGACAAGATTATGGTCTTTGGCAATGACTGGCCGACTCCGGACGGCACCGCGGTTCGTGACTACATCCACATCAAAGACCTCGCCGATGCGCACGTCTTGGCACTGGAGTCCAACACGCCGGGAACCCACCGTATCTTCAACCTCGGTTCTGGCGACGGCTTTTCGGTTCGCCAGGTTATTGAGACCTGCCGTAAGGTCACCGGTCACCCGATTCCTGCTGAGGATGCACCGCGTAGAGCCGGTGATCCGGCAACCCTTATTGCCTCTTCTCAGCGCGCCATGGACGAGCTCGGATGGAAGCCCAATCATACGGAGCTGGAAACCATCGTCGCCGATGCATGGGAGTACACCAAGAACCTCGGCGACCGAGCCCACTCGGCGCACCGCTAG
- a CDS encoding DUF4192 family protein: MARGLSAVELFQWGKRGKELMGNKQNFGAGQKPEIEPSVFLTNLPGIVGFYPRGQVVIAALYRQQVEDLIDGKVEFDPTAHAGPMLIKDVASMENNPDLVRAAADFLLDEGCTHADVFIIDESWGIEKDSTPITGWLREGGLHEVRLAGVATIAAGEVVTDEQGEIVGIVGDSLMTDNANLISRQGEQIFKNYEEYRSYFRGGQFRDSKDRALIERLRERATAVEQPRKLKIGSDNPALIEHFDMLKAAVENVADGVMDAHEAVRDETAGYAIAAALTNVTLRDMSMIFITTQLAQSMGEIWREAAIVHRGSLRANALACFAIAKFAAGLENYAQTALDEAAGEQPNHSLTQLLEIAVANQIVPRCVGTILGAAQEVLRRVYKVKMPRID, encoded by the coding sequence ATGGCGAGAGGATTGTCCGCTGTCGAGCTATTCCAATGGGGGAAAAGGGGTAAGGAATTAATGGGAAACAAACAGAACTTCGGTGCAGGACAAAAGCCTGAAATTGAGCCGAGTGTTTTTCTGACGAACCTGCCGGGAATCGTTGGATTCTATCCGCGGGGGCAGGTAGTGATTGCGGCGTTGTATCGTCAGCAGGTCGAAGATCTCATCGATGGCAAGGTCGAGTTTGATCCGACAGCGCATGCTGGCCCGATGCTGATTAAGGATGTGGCCTCGATGGAGAACAATCCTGACTTGGTGCGGGCAGCCGCGGACTTCCTGCTCGATGAAGGATGCACTCACGCAGATGTGTTTATCATCGACGAATCCTGGGGGATTGAAAAGGACTCCACACCTATTACAGGCTGGCTGCGAGAAGGCGGCCTGCATGAGGTGCGTTTGGCGGGCGTTGCCACTATTGCTGCGGGGGAAGTTGTCACGGACGAGCAGGGAGAGATCGTCGGCATTGTCGGTGACAGTCTGATGACCGACAATGCAAATCTAATCTCTCGGCAGGGAGAGCAGATTTTCAAAAACTATGAGGAGTACCGCAGCTATTTTCGAGGTGGCCAATTCCGCGACAGTAAAGACAGGGCTCTGATTGAACGCCTCCGGGAACGAGCGACAGCCGTTGAGCAGCCTAGGAAGCTCAAAATTGGTTCGGACAATCCCGCGCTCATCGAGCATTTCGACATGCTAAAAGCCGCCGTGGAAAACGTGGCCGATGGTGTGATGGATGCACATGAGGCGGTTCGCGATGAAACCGCGGGATATGCCATTGCTGCAGCACTGACCAACGTCACCTTGCGCGATATGTCCATGATTTTCATTACTACGCAGTTGGCGCAATCAATGGGAGAAATCTGGCGCGAGGCCGCAATCGTCCACCGCGGCAGCCTGCGTGCTAACGCTTTAGCGTGTTTTGCCATCGCAAAGTTCGCGGCTGGGCTGGAGAACTATGCGCAAACAGCTCTCGATGAGGCAGCGGGGGAGCAACCGAATCATTCACTGACTCAGTTGCTGGAAATTGCGGTCGCCAATCAAATTGTGCCGAGGTGCGTTGGCACAATTCTTGGTGCGGCACAAGAGGTGCTGCGCAGGGTATACAAGGTGAAAATGCCGCGTATTGATTAG
- a CDS encoding DUF3039 domain-containing protein: MSTPLKTTKTIERTDTRVDESTRDDTPKFFHYVKKDQIVNSAVNGSYVVALCGETFPVKKSAKPGSPVCPDCERIYKSLRRK, from the coding sequence GTGAGCACTCCATTGAAGACGACAAAGACGATTGAACGCACCGATACCCGCGTCGATGAGTCGACGAGGGACGATACCCCGAAGTTCTTCCATTACGTCAAGAAGGACCAGATCGTGAACTCCGCGGTCAACGGCTCCTACGTCGTTGCTCTGTGCGGTGAAACCTTCCCTGTGAAGAAGTCAGCGAAGCCGGGTTCACCGGTATGCCCTGACTGCGAGCGGATTTACAAGTCCCTGCGTCGCAAGTGA
- a CDS encoding sigma-70 family RNA polymerase sigma factor, with protein MKSADIQNDELEGQPRDKGRRTGNNSNPSADLVRVYLNGIGKTALLSAEEEVELSKRIEAGVYAEHLLQTGAKMTRAKKRDVKILAKEGKAARAHLLEANLRLVVSLAKRYTNRGMPLLDLIQEGNLGLIRAMEKFDYTKGFKFSTYATWWIRQAITRGMADQSRTIRLPVHLVEQVNKISRIKRELYQQLGREATNEELAEESGIPEAKIEMLLRQSRDPVSLDMPVGTDEEAPLGDFIEDSEATDAEEAVVASLRHHDVRKVLSTLEIREQEVIKLRYGLDDGLPRTLDQIGRHFGLSRERVRQIEREVMSKLREGDRADKLREYAN; from the coding sequence ATGAAGAGTGCCGATATTCAAAATGACGAACTGGAAGGTCAGCCACGGGACAAGGGGCGCCGCACTGGCAATAACTCCAATCCGTCCGCCGATTTGGTTCGTGTGTATTTGAACGGCATCGGAAAGACTGCTCTTCTCAGCGCTGAAGAAGAGGTGGAACTTTCTAAGCGCATTGAAGCCGGTGTATACGCCGAGCATTTGCTGCAGACCGGCGCGAAAATGACCCGCGCAAAGAAGCGTGATGTCAAGATTTTGGCAAAGGAAGGTAAGGCTGCACGCGCCCACCTACTCGAAGCCAATCTCCGTCTTGTGGTCTCGCTGGCGAAGCGCTACACCAACCGCGGTATGCCTCTGCTGGATCTAATCCAGGAGGGCAACTTGGGCCTCATCCGCGCCATGGAAAAGTTCGACTACACCAAGGGCTTCAAGTTTTCCACTTACGCAACGTGGTGGATTCGCCAAGCTATTACCCGCGGTATGGCTGATCAGTCGCGCACTATTCGCCTCCCCGTCCATTTGGTTGAGCAGGTCAACAAGATTTCTCGTATCAAACGTGAGCTCTACCAGCAGCTCGGCCGTGAGGCTACGAATGAGGAATTGGCAGAGGAATCCGGCATTCCAGAGGCCAAGATCGAGATGCTGCTGCGTCAGTCCCGCGACCCGGTGAGCTTGGACATGCCGGTGGGCACTGATGAGGAAGCTCCTCTGGGAGACTTCATCGAGGACTCAGAGGCAACTGATGCCGAGGAGGCAGTTGTCGCTTCCCTGCGTCACCACGATGTCCGCAAGGTTCTGTCCACTCTCGAGATTCGAGAGCAGGAAGTTATTAAGCTCCGCTACGGTCTCGACGATGGCCTGCCCCGCACGCTGGATCAGATTGGCCGCCACTTTGGCCTGTCTCGAGAGCGCGTCCGCCAGATTGAGCGGGAAGTTATGTCCAAGCTCCGCGAGGGTGACCGTGCTGACAAGCTGCGTGAGTACGCAAACTAA
- a CDS encoding D-tyrosyl-tRNA(Tyr) deacylase, with the protein MKAVLTLVKSASVTVDGSVVGHVDGGDTGAILALVGVGREDTADAWETMARKIAELRILDGELSAVDAGAPVLVVSQFTLMGATKKGRRPSWVDAAPGPEAEPVIEKIVENLRNRGLTVETGQFGAMMEVASVNDGPFTVLVEC; encoded by the coding sequence ATGAAAGCCGTTCTCACCCTAGTTAAATCCGCGTCAGTCACTGTCGACGGCTCCGTTGTTGGCCACGTTGACGGAGGCGATACCGGCGCCATTTTGGCGCTCGTAGGTGTTGGCCGCGAGGACACTGCCGATGCTTGGGAAACGATGGCCCGCAAGATCGCGGAGCTGCGCATTCTGGATGGCGAGCTCAGCGCTGTCGACGCTGGCGCCCCGGTGCTCGTTGTTAGCCAATTCACGTTGATGGGGGCGACAAAGAAGGGACGGCGGCCGTCGTGGGTAGACGCGGCTCCGGGCCCAGAAGCCGAACCCGTCATAGAAAAAATTGTCGAGAACTTGCGCAATCGTGGCTTGACGGTCGAAACGGGACAATTTGGAGCAATGATGGAGGTCGCATCCGTCAATGATGGACCCTTTACAGTTCTCGTAGAATGCTAG
- a CDS encoding class I SAM-dependent methyltransferase — MTFSPSTFTPPTDQQLRDFVDCAEEFATALRRLEFSSESLRRVLGAEGLAALDRGEPGVVDVLLTETEGVSADTVTALRLFILGDFADAQQLFGAELTAKLLGSGILAGTATNAQVCIDVRPVEIAGVDRIVFSDRDASMSDHVPGPDHVLGVGRASRSLLDISPTSAVESVLDLGAGCGVQSLAQPDAKSIVATDIHPRALFFARATFAANGFDQAQAVEGSWFEPVAGKKFDRIVANPPFVVGLPSVEHVYRDSGLNLDGATELMIRGLADHLTDGGTAHLLGAWAHIEGESWQQRIASWLPAEGLEVWVTQRDVATPAEYIGTWLRDESIDPRSPEGCERSRAWLEHFRNSGVTGIGFGYITVQRIAGPTSAVCEEMPQPLAAPFGAEAQEYLGRAEWLRAQTANTILEAAFTLRPGVALERVSLADVDSGQGFTEFDTRISRTDGPAWTHSIDESVATILGALHPEAALGSVIDIMAMFGAFDESEVPAIKDALVPIVVDLVRHGLILPTELLEDKQ, encoded by the coding sequence ATGACCTTTTCCCCCTCCACCTTCACCCCACCGACTGATCAGCAGCTTCGTGATTTTGTCGACTGTGCGGAGGAATTTGCCACCGCGCTCAGGCGCCTTGAGTTTTCCAGTGAGTCACTGCGTCGAGTCCTAGGCGCCGAGGGACTGGCCGCGCTGGACCGCGGTGAGCCCGGCGTTGTCGATGTTCTACTTACCGAAACTGAGGGCGTTTCTGCGGACACTGTGACCGCGTTGCGTCTTTTCATCCTGGGCGATTTCGCCGACGCACAGCAGCTATTTGGGGCTGAGCTGACAGCCAAGTTACTGGGCAGCGGCATACTTGCCGGCACCGCCACCAACGCACAGGTGTGTATCGATGTGCGCCCGGTCGAGATTGCGGGAGTCGACCGTATTGTCTTTTCCGACCGCGATGCCTCTATGAGCGATCACGTTCCTGGACCCGATCATGTCTTGGGCGTAGGGCGGGCTTCCCGCTCCCTCCTCGATATTTCGCCGACCTCGGCGGTGGAATCCGTACTCGACCTCGGTGCCGGTTGTGGCGTCCAGAGTCTTGCCCAGCCGGATGCAAAGTCGATTGTCGCGACGGACATTCACCCCCGGGCGCTGTTTTTTGCCCGCGCTACTTTCGCCGCAAATGGCTTCGACCAGGCGCAGGCCGTCGAAGGTTCGTGGTTTGAACCGGTTGCAGGCAAGAAGTTTGACCGCATTGTGGCGAACCCGCCGTTCGTCGTAGGGCTGCCAAGTGTGGAACATGTTTACCGTGACTCAGGATTGAATCTGGACGGTGCCACCGAACTTATGATCCGCGGTCTGGCCGACCATCTCACCGACGGCGGCACGGCGCATCTGCTCGGTGCTTGGGCCCATATCGAAGGCGAAAGTTGGCAACAGCGCATCGCCTCTTGGCTCCCTGCTGAAGGCCTCGAAGTGTGGGTAACACAACGAGATGTCGCCACGCCGGCGGAATACATCGGCACCTGGCTTCGAGACGAGTCCATCGACCCCCGCAGCCCAGAAGGCTGCGAGCGCTCCCGTGCCTGGCTGGAGCACTTCCGCAACAGCGGCGTGACAGGCATCGGGTTCGGCTACATCACAGTCCAACGCATTGCCGGCCCGACTTCCGCCGTGTGCGAAGAAATGCCGCAGCCTTTGGCCGCTCCCTTCGGCGCCGAAGCCCAGGAGTATCTCGGCCGCGCCGAATGGCTTCGCGCACAAACTGCTAACACCATCCTCGAAGCTGCCTTTACTCTGCGCCCTGGCGTCGCCTTAGAACGCGTTTCGCTTGCCGACGTCGACAGCGGCCAGGGCTTCACTGAGTTCGATACGCGCATCTCACGCACCGACGGCCCCGCCTGGACACACTCAATCGATGAGTCCGTGGCAACCATTCTGGGTGCGCTGCATCCCGAAGCTGCTCTGGGCTCCGTCATCGACATCATGGCAATGTTTGGAGCCTTTGATGAGTCCGAAGTCCCTGCAATCAAGGACGCCCTAGTTCCCATCGTCGTTGACCTGGTTCGCCATGGTCTGATTCTCCCCACCGAGCTCTTGGAGGATAAACAGTAA
- a CDS encoding DEAD/DEAH box helicase, with the protein MSGLRKWQQEALDKYLATNPKDFLAVATPGAGKTTFALRIASELLSRRIVERIIVVVPTEHLKVQWAASAARSGIALDPKFTNAKGVVNPSYQGIVVTYAQVAVHPFKHHAVATARPTLVILDEVHHGGDAKSWGDGISEAYGDVERRLCLTGTPFRSDDAAIPFVRYSPDGDGYSRSVADYTYGYSNALADGVVRPVVFLAYSGEARWRDSAGDEFAARLGTVMSPEETTRAWRTALDPKGEWMPSVLRAAHTRLSQMRQHIPDAGGLVIASDAATARAYKRILEQIASTPVALVLSDEPGSSERIKTFSESTDEWMVAVRMVSEGVDVPRLAVGVYATSSSTPLFFAQAIGRFVRSRMPGETASVFLPSIPVLLDLASQMEVQRNHVLGKPDRPSEGWEDDLVAEANRRKDEPDELLPAYESIGADAELDYLIYDGSSYGTATVAGSAEEADYLGLPGLLDADQMRLLLRQRQDEQLKAASAREKEAREEARESSSSGGEGGAVHRIEGSAYPRPQKVASEVLPKLRKELNTLVSMTAARTGKPHGQVHNEVRRACGGPPTALCTEEQLRDRISYLRNW; encoded by the coding sequence GTGAGCGGGCTTCGTAAATGGCAGCAGGAGGCCCTCGACAAATACCTGGCGACTAACCCCAAGGACTTCCTTGCAGTGGCGACACCGGGCGCAGGTAAGACGACCTTCGCCTTGCGTATCGCCAGTGAGTTGCTGTCGCGCCGGATCGTCGAGCGCATCATCGTCGTGGTTCCCACTGAGCACCTGAAAGTGCAGTGGGCTGCTTCCGCTGCTCGTTCGGGGATTGCGTTGGATCCCAAATTCACCAACGCCAAGGGTGTGGTAAACCCCTCCTACCAGGGAATTGTTGTGACCTACGCCCAAGTCGCAGTGCATCCGTTTAAGCACCATGCCGTAGCCACCGCTCGGCCGACATTGGTGATTCTGGACGAGGTGCACCACGGCGGCGATGCCAAGAGCTGGGGCGACGGTATTTCCGAAGCTTACGGCGATGTCGAACGCCGCCTGTGCCTAACTGGTACGCCGTTCCGCTCCGATGACGCAGCGATTCCGTTTGTTCGCTACTCGCCGGACGGCGATGGTTACTCGCGTTCCGTCGCTGATTACACGTACGGCTATTCCAATGCGCTTGCCGACGGCGTTGTCCGCCCGGTGGTCTTTCTGGCTTATTCCGGTGAAGCCCGCTGGCGTGATAGTGCGGGCGATGAGTTTGCTGCGCGTCTGGGCACCGTGATGAGTCCAGAGGAGACCACGCGTGCTTGGCGCACCGCGCTTGACCCAAAGGGCGAGTGGATGCCATCTGTGCTGCGGGCAGCGCACACCCGGCTCTCGCAGATGAGGCAGCATATCCCGGACGCGGGTGGCCTGGTTATCGCCTCCGACGCGGCAACTGCCCGTGCGTACAAACGCATTCTCGAGCAGATTGCCTCTACGCCGGTGGCGTTGGTGCTCTCGGATGAACCGGGCTCGTCGGAACGAATCAAGACTTTCTCCGAGTCCACCGATGAGTGGATGGTGGCCGTGCGCATGGTCTCCGAAGGCGTGGACGTGCCGAGGCTGGCGGTCGGCGTGTACGCGACCAGTTCCTCGACTCCACTATTCTTCGCGCAGGCTATCGGACGATTCGTGCGAAGCCGCATGCCAGGGGAGACTGCTTCGGTCTTCTTGCCGTCGATCCCGGTGCTGCTCGACTTGGCCTCGCAGATGGAGGTGCAGCGCAACCACGTGCTCGGCAAGCCGGATCGGCCTTCGGAAGGCTGGGAAGATGACTTGGTCGCTGAGGCCAATCGCCGCAAGGATGAGCCCGACGAATTGCTGCCGGCCTACGAATCCATTGGCGCGGATGCTGAACTTGACTACCTCATCTACGACGGCTCCTCCTACGGCACCGCAACCGTTGCCGGTTCCGCCGAAGAGGCCGATTATCTGGGTTTGCCAGGGCTTCTCGACGCCGATCAGATGCGACTCTTGCTGCGTCAGCGGCAGGATGAACAGCTTAAAGCCGCCAGTGCCCGAGAGAAGGAAGCCCGCGAGGAGGCGAGGGAATCGTCGTCAAGCGGAGGCGAAGGGGGCGCGGTGCACCGCATTGAAGGATCGGCGTACCCAAGGCCGCAGAAGGTGGCCAGTGAGGTGTTGCCGAAGTTGCGGAAGGAGCTCAATACGCTGGTGTCGATGACAGCGGCGCGAACCGGTAAGCCACATGGTCAAGTGCATAACGAGGTTCGGCGCGCCTGTGGTGGCCCGCCGACTGCGCTATGTACGGAGGAACAGTTGCGTGATCGCATCAGCTACCTGCGTAATTGGTAG